The sequence ACGGACCGCCGTTGCCGCTCGAAGCGTCCTCCGCGCGGACGACGTACCAGTAGGTCGTCCCGTGCGCGAGGTCGACGGCGTCGGCGAAGGAGGTCCCCGGAACGCAACGCGCGATCCGGTTCGCGGCGTCGGGGACGAACGAAGCGGAGGTCCCCCGGTAGACGTTGTACCGCGCGTCTCCGACGCAATACGGAGTCGCCGCGTCCCACGCGAGGTTCACCGTGCACGCCGCGGCGCCGGCGCTCGTCGCGGAGCGCACGCCGTGGAACGACGGGGCCAGCGTACAGGCGCCGGTGGGGACGACCGAAGCGCAGGAGGAGCGCGGCGACTCGCAGGCCGCCGACGCGTCGGAGGCGGCGGTCACGTGGTAGGCGTAGGTCACCCCCCCGGACACGGTGGCGTCGAGGTACGAAGTCCCGCTCACCGCCGAGGCCACCGGGACCCAGGGTCCCCCCGGGCACGGGCCGAAGCTCCGGTACACGTTGTACGCCGCGGCTCCCGGTACGGCGGACCAGCTCACGAGCACCTGACCGTCCGCCGGCGTCGAGAGGACCGGCGGCGCCGGCGCCGCCGGCGCCGCGCAGTCCGTCAGCGCGCCGCGCACCACGAGCGCGAACGGCTGCGGCCCCCAGGGGACGTCGAGCCCGCGCACGCGGACGATCCAGCGCCCCGCCTGCGGATTGTCGAACACCAGGCGCTCCTCGACGTTGCGGTCGTCGTGGGGCTCGGAGACGTTCGAGGTCCGGCGCGGAAGCCCCGTGCCCGCGTCGCGCGTCTGGAACCAGACGTTCCCCGACGGATCGACGACCTCGAGCTTCAGCGTGTTGACGCGTGCGACCGCGGCGGAAAGCGCCGCGGGGTAGTCGCTCCACACGAGGGTCGCGCGGAAGGGCGTGGTGCCGGAGACGTCGTAGGCGTGGGCGACGACGCTTCCCGTGAGGATCCCCTCGCGGCGGTCGTCGACGCGCAGCGAGAACGCGCCGCCGGAGAAGGCGAGCGTGCGGTCGAGCTGGATGCGTCCGTAACCCGACTCGAAGTCGGCGGTGGAGGAGGCCGCGGCGTCGAGGAGCGTCGCCTTGATCAGCGCGCCGGTCGGCGTGAACCCCTGCGCGGGGTTGCGCGACCCGGTCGCGTAGAACCCGGTCGCGTAGTACTCGCGCACGAGCGCCGCGAGCCCCGCGACGGTGGGCGTCGACATCGACGAGCCGTCGAGCGAGCACGTCAGGCAGTTGTTGGTGAGGAGGTTCGCGTCCGACGCCGCGGAGACCGTGGCCTCCCCCTGGGCGGCGAGGGTGGGTTTGAGGCGCCCGTCCTCGACCGGCCCCGGGCTCGAGAACATCGAGGGGGCCGACGCGGAGGTGCCGTGCCCGACGGATCCGACGGTGAGCGTGCTCTTCGCGACCGCCGGCGTCCCGACGGCGATCGGAGCGGGGCAGTACAACCCGGCGTTCCCCGCCGCGGTCACGACCAGCAGGTCCGGGTAGGTCCACATCGCGAGATCGGCGTCGCGCGCGAACGAGTCGTACGGCATCGTGCACCCCGGGACGCAGCTGCCGAAGGCGTCGTGGCAGGCGCCGGCCCACGAGTTCGAGTGGATGCGCGCGCCGGTGCGGTAGGCGACGTCGGCGAGGTTCCACAACGTGCCCCCGAGCGTGTTGAGGTAGTCGAGCCCGTCTCCCATCTCCTGGATCACGAGCTTCGCTCCGGGAGCCTGCCCGTCGCCTCCGTTGCGGTTCGGCGTCGAGAAGGCGACGCAGTCGGCGTAGGGGGCGGTGTCCCCGGCGGCGGAGCCCGAGGTGTGGGTGCCGTGCCCGGAGGCCCCGGTGATCGTCGCGGGGCAGGTGTCCTCTTCCCCGGCGGGGCCGCCCGACCAGTTGTAATAGAGGATGTCCTTGCGCCGGGTCGGGGCCGGCGTCGCGAGAGGACACGGCGGCGTCGCGCACGTCGCGATCGGCGGGGGGCCGTTCACCGTGTCGCGGAAGAAGCAGGCGTCGTGGTCCTGCGCCGAGTCGGCGACCGCGATCGTCTGGCCGCAGCCGAAGATCCCGCGCGCGAAGACGGGAGACTCCTGCGGCGAGGGGCCGACGAACGACTGGTGGACCCAGACCGCGTCCTGGTTCATCAGTCGCAGCGGTCTCACGGGTTCGATCGCCTCGACCTCGGGGAGCTCGGCGAGCGTGGGGAGGAGCGACGCCGGCACCTTCGCGACCACGCGCCACGCGCCGTCCTTGCCGGAGGGGGTGGCGGTCACGTCGAGAGGTCCCAGGGCGGCGAGAACGCGCGAGGGAGGCTCGCCCGCTTCGAGGACGACGCGCACGTCGCCGGGGGAGGCGGCGGCGTCGAGGGACGGGTCGATCTTCGATTCGGGCGGGAGCGCGCCGAGCCAAGTCACGAACGGGAGCCGGCGCACGGTGGACTCCGCCGCGGGGGCGAGTCGCAGCCGGTACGCGTGGTCCGGGAGGTACCCGAGGATCTCCGCCCCGGCCCCTTCGAGGGCCGCGCGTTGCTCGAGGCCGAGGGGGCCTCGCGTCGTCGCGACGAGGTAACGCCTCCCCGTTGCCGATTCACGACCCGGCGTCGCCGGCAGCTCGAGCGGGCGGAAGGTGGCCCGGCGCAGCTGGACCTCGGGGGGACGATCGGCCGCGGGGGTGGTCGTGACGGCGATGAGCACAAGGCTCGCCAGCGCTCGGGGCATGGGGGCCTCCGACGTCCGAATATAAGAAGCGGCGCCCGGCGGACCAGGCCCCGTCCCGAACTCCGCTTCCCGAAACGGTAATCGAAGCCGATCGCCGCCGAATCGAGGTCGTCCTCGCGGCGGGGTTGACGCCGCCCCGGTGCCGGGCCAGATTCCACGGCGGTCCCCGCTCCGCCTCCAGGAGCCCGCCTTGATCCGCCCGCCGTTTCCCTGCCTCCACGTCATCAACCGTGACGCGGGGCTCGAACCGGTCTTCCGCGACCCCGACGATGCCCGCGCCTTCCTCCTGCGACTCGGGGAACTTACCCCTCGCTTCGGCGTCGAGGTGCACGCCTACTGCGTCATGGGAAGCCACTACCACGCGCTCCTGCGCGGCCCGGAGTCACGACTGGGTGAGGCGATCCGCCATCTCGAAGGTGCGCGGTTCCGCGAGCGCCACCGCGCGCTCCCCGTGACCGCCGAGCGGCAGCGTCTCGAGGTCACCCGCTACATCCACCTGAACCCGGTCGCGGCGGGGCTGGTGCGCCGGCCCGAGGACTGGCCGTGGTCGAGTTACCGAGGCTATCTCAATCCTCCCGAGGGCCCGCGCTGGCTCGTCACCCGATTCGTGCTGGCGCCGCTCGGCTCGATCGGCGCCCACGCGAAGTACCGCGTCTTCGTCGAGGCGGCGATTTGACACCTGTTTGTTGACCCTGCCGCACGGGGGGGCGGAGACTCCGGGGATGGAACTCCTCGAGAGCTACCCCTCGTTGCGGCACGCTCCCGAGACCCTTCGGAACCGGCTGCGCGAGGAGGGGATCGCCGCCTCGGTCGCCGCGGGACAGGTGGTTTTCGAGCCGGCGGACTTCGCCGTCCATTACCCGTTCCTGCTCGAGGGGACCGCGCGGGTCCTCAAGGTCGGCTCGACCCCCCGCGACACGCTCCTCTACCGGCTTCGCCCCGGCGAGCACTGCCTGCTGTCCTCGTCGGGGCTGCTCGCGCGCTGGCGCTTCGGCGCGAGAGTCGTCGCCGAATCCGACCTGCGCGCCGTCCTCATCTCGGGGAAGCTGTTCCGCACGCTCGTACGGGAGTGTCCCGAATTCGCGCAGTCGGTCTACGTCGCGATCGC comes from Candidatus Polarisedimenticolaceae bacterium and encodes:
- a CDS encoding S8 family serine peptidase — encoded protein: MPRALASLVLIAVTTTPAADRPPEVQLRRATFRPLELPATPGRESATGRRYLVATTRGPLGLEQRAALEGAGAEILGYLPDHAYRLRLAPAAESTVRRLPFVTWLGALPPESKIDPSLDAAASPGDVRVVLEAGEPPSRVLAALGPLDVTATPSGKDGAWRVVAKVPASLLPTLAELPEVEAIEPVRPLRLMNQDAVWVHQSFVGPSPQESPVFARGIFGCGQTIAVADSAQDHDACFFRDTVNGPPPIATCATPPCPLATPAPTRRKDILYYNWSGGPAGEEDTCPATITGASGHGTHTSGSAAGDTAPYADCVAFSTPNRNGGDGQAPGAKLVIQEMGDGLDYLNTLGGTLWNLADVAYRTGARIHSNSWAGACHDAFGSCVPGCTMPYDSFARDADLAMWTYPDLLVVTAAGNAGLYCPAPIAVGTPAVAKSTLTVGSVGHGTSASAPSMFSSPGPVEDGRLKPTLAAQGEATVSAASDANLLTNNCLTCSLDGSSMSTPTVAGLAALVREYYATGFYATGSRNPAQGFTPTGALIKATLLDAAASSTADFESGYGRIQLDRTLAFSGGAFSLRVDDRREGILTGSVVAHAYDVSGTTPFRATLVWSDYPAALSAAVARVNTLKLEVVDPSGNVWFQTRDAGTGLPRRTSNVSEPHDDRNVEERLVFDNPQAGRWIVRVRGLDVPWGPQPFALVVRGALTDCAAPAAPAPPVLSTPADGQVLVSWSAVPGAAAYNVYRSFGPCPGGPWVPVASAVSGTSYLDATVSGGVTYAYHVTAASDASAACESPRSSCASVVPTGACTLAPSFHGVRSATSAGAAACTVNLAWDAATPYCVGDARYNVYRGTSASFVPDAANRIARCVPGTSFADAVDLAHGTTYWYVVRAEDASSGNGGPCRGGNEETNTIRVASSPDGPPAQGTWSDDAGDTGTAKFFTPSPWLATGTGGASGPRVYAAASSAGVCADLTSPTITLADPGQGPVLTFATKHDLEYDPTGEILGREGSLGQAEIAVGPTFSNWTRIPLSPDYPNVIDFAYNQCPTTQAPTTYFTGNRLTYQTYTASLANWAGGDVRVRFHLSGDFLYVGGNWWVDDVSVSAAMVPGACTTAAAGPPPVPDGGAVPGTPLRASRSGSSVALTWDPSQCPAAAINVYWGAMGNFTTFTGGACNLPPTGSATVAIPANAWFLVVATDGASTDGSWARRLDGTERTYSGSGLACPAITQHVTSDGCP
- a CDS encoding Crp/Fnr family transcriptional regulator; this translates as MELLESYPSLRHAPETLRNRLREEGIAASVAAGQVVFEPADFAVHYPFLLEGTARVLKVGSTPRDTLLYRLRPGEHCLLSSSGLLARWRFGARVVAESDLRAVLISGKLFRTLVRECPEFAQSVYVAIARRLEVVLDLVEQARLFSLERRVAACVLALGPDIPSSHQELADDLSASRENVSRVLEGFQARGWVRLGRRRIETIDPSALEALLDQNP